In Paenibacillus sonchi, a single genomic region encodes these proteins:
- a CDS encoding 4Fe-4S dicluster domain-containing protein, protein MNHAASNSLVIAEAAKCIGCKACELACFAVHNRDNGVGTAVGTVTMPVLPRLYVIRTDSFTMPVQCRQCENAPCAGACPVQAIRQQDGVIAIDAEACIGCKACALACPFGAISLYKAYSGGAELPQPLLQERRDSRLQRKTRITAYKCDLCRNTELPGGSAAGEGAGGRGSSAAAAQDRNPFPACVAVCPEKALRLVEAGTGRSRSLNREGGTF, encoded by the coding sequence ATGAACCACGCCGCTTCCAATTCCCTGGTCATTGCCGAAGCCGCCAAATGCATCGGCTGCAAGGCCTGTGAGCTGGCCTGCTTCGCGGTGCACAACCGTGACAACGGTGTGGGCACCGCAGTCGGCACTGTCACGATGCCGGTGCTTCCCCGGCTGTATGTCATCCGCACCGACAGCTTCACGATGCCGGTTCAATGCCGGCAATGCGAGAACGCCCCTTGCGCGGGAGCCTGTCCGGTCCAGGCGATCCGCCAGCAGGACGGGGTCATTGCCATCGACGCGGAAGCCTGCATCGGCTGCAAGGCTTGTGCCCTGGCCTGCCCGTTCGGGGCGATCAGCCTGTACAAGGCCTACAGCGGCGGAGCGGAGCTGCCGCAGCCGCTGCTGCAGGAACGCCGGGACAGCAGGCTGCAGCGCAAAACCCGGATCACTGCCTACAAATGTGATCTGTGCAGGAACACGGAACTCCCCGGTGGTTCTGCTGCCGGGGAGGGTGCCGGCGGCAGGGGGTCTTCAGCCGCCGCAGCTCAAGACCGTAATCCCTTCCCCGCTTGTGTGGCCGTCTGCCCGGAAAAGGCGCTGCGGCTGGTTGAGGCGGGGACGGGCCGCTCCCGCAGCTTGAACAGAGAAGGGGGGACATTCTAA
- the moaA gene encoding GTP 3',8-cyclase MoaA translates to MSDAQALADSFGRIHNYVRISVTDRCNLSCEYCRPDQAGAASLPEPLTYDEIASVVAVLADMGVTKVRLTGGEPLLRPRLEELVARLHAVSGIERIGLTTNGMLLASKARVLHDAGLTDVNISLDSLQPERFAKITRGGDVGRVLHAIGSSLNAGFERVKVNMVVMKGVNDDEIESFLQLTLKYPLDIRFIEYMPIGRGTEGWQAGYMPLGGILERCSKAGWAYEPVCSDDPGHGAALGRDVTMDTTDSGPARYYRIKGAAGQFGLIDPVSKHFCMTCNRLRITASGHIKPCLYWNDEWNVRPYIGKAELLKQLFLRSLEHKPGRHEMPDGLKESGSSRPLQENTVRQMSQIGG, encoded by the coding sequence TTGTCTGATGCCCAGGCTTTGGCCGATTCCTTTGGCCGTATACACAATTATGTGCGCATCTCCGTCACGGACCGCTGCAATCTGTCTTGTGAGTATTGCAGACCGGACCAAGCGGGCGCAGCTTCTTTACCGGAGCCGCTGACCTATGATGAAATTGCCTCGGTGGTGGCCGTGCTTGCAGATATGGGTGTAACTAAGGTGCGGCTTACCGGCGGTGAGCCGCTGCTGCGTCCGCGGTTAGAGGAACTGGTAGCCCGTCTGCATGCGGTAAGCGGGATTGAGCGCATAGGTCTTACAACGAATGGAATGCTGCTGGCTTCCAAGGCCAGGGTGCTGCATGATGCCGGATTGACCGATGTCAATATCAGTCTGGACTCCCTCCAGCCGGAGCGTTTCGCCAAGATTACCCGAGGAGGGGATGTCGGGAGGGTGCTTCACGCCATTGGCAGCAGCCTGAATGCAGGCTTCGAACGGGTGAAGGTGAATATGGTTGTCATGAAAGGGGTAAACGATGATGAAATCGAGTCCTTTCTGCAATTGACCCTGAAATACCCTCTGGATATCCGGTTCATTGAATATATGCCGATCGGCCGGGGAACGGAGGGCTGGCAAGCAGGATATATGCCGCTTGGCGGAATTTTGGAGCGCTGTTCCAAGGCAGGCTGGGCGTATGAGCCGGTCTGCTCTGATGATCCCGGTCATGGGGCAGCGCTCGGTCGTGATGTAACAATGGACACGACGGATTCGGGGCCAGCCCGGTATTACCGCATTAAGGGGGCGGCGGGACAATTCGGGCTGATCGACCCGGTCAGCAAGCATTTCTGCATGACCTGCAACCGGCTGCGCATCACGGCCAGCGGTCATATCAAGCCCTGCCTGTACTGGAATGACGAATGGAATGTAAGGCCGTATATCGGGAAGGCTGAACTGCTCAAGCAATTGTTCCTGCGGTCGCTGGAACATAAGCCCGGGCGGCATGAAATGCCGGACGGGCTTAAGGAGAGCGGTTCCTCCCGGCCGCTGCAGGAGAATACCGTCCGCCAGATGTCACAGATTGGCGGGTGA
- a CDS encoding [FeFe] hydrogenase, group A, protein MPSSEPIIHIDSELCTGCRRCAAVCPVDAITGEPGEPQTVDAHRCVICGQCVQICTAYAPDHLEASDGLKAKRLQRGQLPSVREPLFAAYSTGQALEVKRALADSALFKVVQCAPAIRVSLAEEFGLPLGTLTPGKMAAALRRLKFDRIYDTNFGADVTIMEEGTELIGRVLSGERLPMFTSCCPAWVKHAETAAPELLDHLSSCKSPMQMVGALVKTYGAKQDGVDPAKIYSVAVMPCTCKEFECSREEMEVDGLREVDVVITTRELAHLIKDAGIDFVNLPDEPFDSPLGLYSGAGSIFGVTGGVMEAAIRTGYELVTHETIPNLQLDFVRGEEGLRTATVQLGELELKVAVVAGLKYVSAVLNQVKAGHCPYHFIEVMGCPEGCVSGGGQPKLLLETLRKTAYQARKSSVYRHDSHQQVRKSHENPAIIKLYKDFLGEPLGHVPHHLLHTTYQSREKNVSPISAGRKGGKL, encoded by the coding sequence ATGCCGTCCAGTGAGCCCATCATTCATATTGATTCAGAGCTGTGCACCGGCTGCCGCCGCTGCGCGGCGGTCTGCCCGGTGGATGCCATCACCGGAGAGCCGGGCGAGCCCCAGACAGTGGATGCGCACCGCTGCGTAATCTGCGGACAGTGCGTGCAGATCTGTACCGCTTATGCTCCGGACCATCTGGAAGCTTCGGATGGCCTGAAGGCCAAGCGGCTGCAGAGGGGACAGCTCCCAAGTGTGCGGGAGCCTTTGTTCGCAGCCTATTCCACCGGCCAAGCGCTTGAAGTCAAGCGTGCGCTGGCAGATTCGGCGCTGTTTAAGGTGGTGCAATGCGCACCGGCCATCAGGGTTTCCCTGGCCGAGGAATTCGGCCTGCCCCTGGGCACATTGACCCCGGGCAAGATGGCCGCCGCACTGCGGCGGCTGAAGTTTGACCGGATCTATGATACCAACTTCGGTGCGGACGTTACGATTATGGAAGAAGGAACGGAGCTGATCGGAAGGGTATTGTCGGGTGAGCGCCTGCCCATGTTCACTTCCTGCTGCCCTGCATGGGTCAAGCATGCTGAGACGGCTGCGCCGGAGCTGCTTGACCATTTATCGAGCTGCAAGTCGCCGATGCAAATGGTTGGTGCGCTCGTCAAAACCTATGGCGCCAAGCAGGACGGGGTGGACCCGGCGAAAATTTACAGTGTGGCGGTCATGCCCTGCACCTGCAAGGAGTTTGAGTGCAGCCGTGAAGAGATGGAGGTGGACGGGCTCCGGGAAGTCGATGTAGTCATCACTACCCGGGAGCTGGCCCATCTGATTAAAGATGCAGGCATAGACTTTGTGAATCTGCCGGATGAACCGTTTGATTCCCCGCTGGGCTTATATTCCGGGGCGGGATCAATCTTTGGGGTAACCGGCGGGGTGATGGAAGCGGCCATCCGTACCGGTTATGAGCTGGTGACGCATGAGACGATCCCGAACCTCCAGTTAGATTTTGTCCGGGGCGAAGAAGGGCTCCGCACGGCAACGGTCCAGCTGGGCGAGCTGGAACTGAAGGTCGCCGTCGTCGCCGGGCTGAAATATGTGTCTGCGGTTCTGAACCAGGTGAAGGCAGGCCATTGCCCTTATCATTTTATTGAAGTGATGGGCTGTCCGGAGGGCTGTGTCAGCGGAGGCGGACAGCCCAAGCTGCTGCTGGAGACCCTGCGCAAGACAGCCTATCAGGCCAGAAAAAGCTCTGTCTACCGCCATGATTCCCATCAGCAGGTGCGGAAATCACATGAGAATCCGGCCATTATCAAGCTGTATAAGGATTTCCTGGGTGAGCCTCTGGGCCATGTACCCCATCATCTGCTCCATACGACGTATCAATCCAGGGAGAAGAACGTCTCCCCAATAAGCGCTGGGCGTAAAGGAGGAAAATTATGA
- the gnd gene encoding phosphogluconate dehydrogenase (NAD(+)-dependent, decarboxylating) encodes MKVGLIGLGKMGANLGRNLLDHGHEVVAFDVNREAVSELESKGAAGADSLAGLVSRLEAPRIAWIMVPHAFVDSVIEGLAPLLSKGDIIIEAGNSQYKESIRRHGELAQQGIYFLDAGTSGGMEGARNGACYMVGGDEEAWAVAEPLFRDTAVQDGYLFAGKPGSGHFLKMVHNGIEYGMMAAIGEGFEVLEKSGFDYNFEQVARVWNNGSVIRSWLMELVERAFSKDAKLDEIKGVMHSSGEGRWTLETAFDLQAATPVIAMALLMRYRSLEADTFTGKVVAALRNEFGGHAVETKE; translated from the coding sequence ATGAAAGTCGGATTGATCGGATTAGGAAAAATGGGCGCCAATCTGGGCCGGAATCTGCTGGACCATGGACACGAGGTGGTTGCGTTTGATGTAAACCGGGAGGCGGTTTCGGAGCTTGAGTCCAAAGGTGCGGCTGGAGCAGACAGTCTGGCCGGACTGGTCTCCAGGCTGGAAGCGCCGCGGATTGCCTGGATTATGGTGCCGCATGCTTTTGTCGATTCCGTTATTGAAGGACTGGCCCCGCTGTTATCCAAGGGAGATATTATTATAGAGGCCGGGAATTCCCAGTACAAAGAATCCATCCGCCGTCACGGAGAGCTTGCGCAGCAGGGAATCTACTTCCTGGATGCAGGAACCTCCGGAGGGATGGAAGGCGCGCGCAATGGAGCATGTTACATGGTTGGAGGCGATGAGGAGGCCTGGGCAGTTGCAGAACCGCTCTTCAGGGACACTGCTGTCCAGGACGGATATTTGTTTGCCGGCAAGCCGGGCAGCGGACATTTTCTGAAAATGGTCCATAACGGGATAGAATACGGGATGATGGCTGCCATCGGAGAGGGCTTCGAGGTGCTGGAGAAAAGCGGGTTCGATTATAATTTCGAACAAGTGGCACGGGTATGGAACAACGGTTCTGTCATCCGCTCCTGGCTGATGGAACTGGTGGAGCGCGCCTTTTCCAAGGATGCCAAGCTGGATGAGATTAAAGGGGTTATGCACTCGTCCGGGGAAGGCCGGTGGACGCTGGAAACTGCGTTTGATCTGCAGGCTGCGACCCCTGTCATCGCCATGGCGCTCCTGATGCGCTACCGGTCGCTGGAGGCGGACACCTTCACCGGCAAAGTCGTTGCAGCTCTGCGCAATGAGTTCGGCGGCCATGCTGTGGAAACGAAGGAATAA
- the hydF gene encoding [FeFe] hydrogenase H-cluster maturation GTPase HydF, protein MSVNDTPRGERAHIAVFGRRNAGKSSLTNAFCGQEVSIVSPVSGTTTDPVYRPMELLPAGPVVLIDTAGLDDTGELGEQRIRQTLHVLKKTDLALLVVDAEAGAGEFERELLQRLAAAGTNVMIVLNKIDKITSDPPSLEERCSQLALRLEAGSSIRLFPVSTMNGSGIGALKRAAADRLAQEEQRFRLVGDLLSPGDVAVLVVPVDKAAPKGRLILPQQQTIRDIMECDALAVVTKEQELSHTLSRLTGKPRIVITDSQVFLKVQADTPPDVPLTSFSILFARYKGDLPRLVSGARSITRLKDGDRVLIAEACTHHRQSDDIGSVKIPRWLREITGRQLLIDHAAGSDFPADLEQYSLIIHCGACMLNRRAMLRRLDEAEAAGVPIVNYGVFIAYVQGVFPRAIEMFPSAMLAWENGGSGNGCEAGGRIPCPCP, encoded by the coding sequence ATGAGCGTGAATGATACACCGCGTGGAGAAAGAGCGCATATCGCTGTTTTTGGCCGCCGTAATGCCGGCAAATCAAGTCTGACCAATGCGTTCTGCGGACAGGAAGTGTCGATCGTCTCCCCGGTAAGCGGGACGACAACCGATCCCGTGTACCGGCCTATGGAGCTGCTCCCGGCGGGTCCGGTCGTGCTGATCGACACTGCCGGACTGGACGACACGGGGGAACTTGGTGAGCAGCGTATCCGCCAGACGCTGCATGTTCTGAAAAAAACAGATCTGGCGCTCCTCGTGGTAGATGCAGAGGCGGGTGCGGGGGAGTTTGAGCGGGAGCTGCTCCAGAGATTGGCCGCGGCTGGAACAAATGTAATGATTGTATTAAACAAAATCGATAAAATCACATCTGACCCGCCGTCGCTCGAAGAACGGTGCAGCCAGTTGGCCTTGCGGCTGGAGGCCGGCTCTTCCATCCGGCTGTTCCCGGTCAGCACGATGAACGGAAGCGGAATCGGCGCGCTGAAGAGGGCGGCAGCAGACAGGCTCGCCCAGGAGGAGCAGCGTTTCCGGCTGGTCGGGGATCTGCTGAGCCCCGGCGATGTGGCCGTGCTGGTGGTGCCGGTTGATAAGGCTGCCCCGAAGGGCAGGCTGATTCTCCCTCAGCAGCAGACCATCCGCGATATTATGGAATGTGATGCATTGGCTGTGGTCACTAAGGAGCAGGAGCTGAGCCACACTCTGTCCCGATTGACCGGCAAGCCGCGTATTGTTATCACGGATTCACAGGTGTTTCTGAAGGTTCAGGCGGATACACCGCCGGATGTGCCGCTTACTTCATTCTCCATTCTGTTTGCCCGGTACAAAGGCGATCTTCCCCGGCTGGTAAGCGGTGCGCGCTCCATCACCAGACTGAAAGACGGTGACCGGGTCCTGATTGCCGAAGCCTGCACGCACCACCGCCAGTCTGATGACATCGGCTCTGTCAAGATTCCCCGCTGGCTGCGGGAGATCACGGGCCGGCAACTGTTGATCGACCACGCAGCAGGCAGTGATTTCCCGGCGGATCTGGAGCAGTATTCGCTGATCATCCACTGCGGTGCCTGTATGCTGAACCGCCGGGCAATGCTGCGGAGACTGGATGAAGCGGAGGCAGCCGGTGTGCCGATAGTCAATTATGGTGTGTTTATCGCCTATGTTCAGGGTGTTTTTCCCCGGGCCATTGAGATGTTCCCGTCGGCTATGCTGGCTTGGGAGAATGGGGGCTCCGGCAATGGCTGCGAAGCCGGAGGCCGGATACCATGTCCCTGCCCATAG
- a CDS encoding DUF2294 domain-containing protein, producing MKLDNESQITIEIRGILSSLSEILLKEGAADLVAEYWKVLKPYLERGFMEELIETVGCRFSYSWRLCDQYHEGRSVIIQLNKSV from the coding sequence GTGAAGCTGGATAATGAGTCGCAGATCACTATTGAAATCAGGGGGATTCTCTCCAGTCTGTCGGAAATTCTGCTGAAGGAGGGCGCGGCTGATCTCGTTGCGGAGTACTGGAAGGTGCTGAAGCCTTATTTGGAGCGCGGTTTTATGGAGGAACTGATAGAGACGGTAGGCTGCAGGTTTTCATATTCTTGGAGACTTTGTGATCAGTATCATGAAGGCCGGAGCGTCATCATACAACTTAATAAATCGGTTTGA
- a CDS encoding 4Fe-4S dicluster domain-containing protein: MNSFVIADPGLCIGCHTCEVACVSAHSADNMFLQQEENPDFYPRLRVMETDQVTAPVQCRQCEDAPCANVCPNGSITNIGSSISINQDTCIGCKTCMLVCPFGAIAMVPEFRGGQKQVQPGLRSNANGVWARKERLVASKCDLCEESGNGPACVQICPTHALQLVVPDDVSMDTAAKRAASAQTLQQFGGLIRF; encoded by the coding sequence ATGAACAGTTTTGTCATCGCCGATCCTGGTCTGTGCATTGGCTGCCATACCTGTGAGGTGGCTTGTGTGTCCGCCCATTCCGCGGATAATATGTTCCTGCAGCAGGAAGAGAATCCCGACTTTTATCCGCGGCTGAGGGTAATGGAGACCGATCAGGTCACCGCCCCGGTGCAGTGCCGTCAATGCGAGGATGCTCCTTGCGCCAATGTATGTCCGAATGGCTCAATAACCAATATAGGCAGCAGTATCTCAATCAACCAGGATACCTGTATCGGCTGCAAGACCTGTATGCTGGTCTGCCCATTTGGAGCGATTGCTATGGTTCCCGAGTTCCGGGGCGGGCAGAAGCAGGTACAGCCTGGACTTCGCTCGAACGCAAACGGGGTATGGGCGCGCAAGGAACGGCTGGTTGCCAGCAAATGCGATTTGTGTGAAGAGAGCGGGAACGGTCCGGCATGCGTACAGATTTGTCCCACGCATGCGCTTCAGCTTGTGGTTCCCGATGATGTATCCATGGACACCGCTGCCAAAAGGGCGGCCAGTGCACAGACACTTCAGCAGTTCGGCGGACTTATCCGGTTCTGA
- a CDS encoding winged helix-turn-helix transcriptional regulator, with product MTARGAEHVHQIIGKKWVSLIIHVLNDGPKRFSELNTMIPDLSKRMLNERLKELEEYGLLIRVVIPDRPVRTEYSLTAKGQELGEALGHVEAWALKWL from the coding sequence ATCACTGCTCGGGGTGCAGAGCATGTCCATCAGATTATCGGGAAAAAGTGGGTCAGTCTGATCATTCATGTACTTAATGACGGACCGAAACGCTTCAGTGAGCTGAATACGATGATTCCGGATTTGAGCAAACGTATGCTGAACGAACGCCTGAAGGAGCTGGAGGAATACGGCTTGCTGATTCGCGTGGTGATCCCTGACCGGCCGGTGCGGACCGAATATTCTTTGACGGCCAAAGGCCAGGAGCTGGGCGAGGCGCTGGGCCATGTGGAAGCCTGGGCATTAAAATGGCTGTAA
- the fdhF gene encoding formate dehydrogenase subunit alpha, whose protein sequence is MENKVLTVCPYCGSGCQLYLLVENGQVVGAEPADGRTNEGNLCLKGHYGWDFLNDPQLLTSRLRKPMIRKEGVLQEVSWEEAIGFTAEKLNAIKEKYGPDAIMGTGSARGPGNEANYVMQKFMRAVIGTNNIDHCARVCHGPSVAGLTYSLGDGAMSNSIPEIENTDLLLIFGYNAAVTHPIVARRIVKAKQKGAVLIVADPRKTESARIADTWLPLKGGTNMALVNAFGHVLIEEELYDKDYVSNFVQGFDEYKANVEKYTPEYAERITGVRAADIRKVMRQYAKSGKAMILYGMGVCQFAQAVDVVKGLASLALLTGHFGRESVGIGPVRGQNNVQGSCDMGALPNVYPGYQSVEDAKIRKKFEKAWGTSLPDKTGYRLTEVPHLILKENKIKAYYIFGEDPVQSDPNAAELREALDQLELVIVQDIFMNKTALHADVILPATSWGEHDGVYSSADRGFQRIRKAIDPPGEVKPDWQIISEVSTAMGYPMAYKNSEEIWDEMRKLCPSFAGASYSKMEALGGVQWPCPSEDHPGTPYLYQGNRFTTPSGKGQLFACEWRAPLEQPDDEYPLTLSTVREVGHYSVRTMTGNCRALSQLSDEPGNIQISLEDAAEHGIADGQLVQVYSRRGHIMARAQVSGRIKKGATYMTYHFWIGACNELTVDYLDPVSKTPEFKYCAVRIEAISDQAQAEALVRKQYAELRKQMLVGAVPE, encoded by the coding sequence ATGGAAAATAAAGTATTAACTGTATGCCCTTATTGCGGCAGCGGCTGCCAGCTGTATTTGCTGGTCGAGAATGGACAGGTCGTAGGCGCAGAGCCTGCTGATGGCCGGACGAACGAAGGGAATCTTTGTCTGAAAGGCCATTACGGCTGGGATTTCCTGAATGATCCGCAGCTGCTGACCTCCCGCCTCCGCAAGCCTATGATCCGCAAGGAAGGTGTGCTGCAAGAGGTGTCGTGGGAAGAGGCGATAGGATTTACTGCGGAGAAGCTGAACGCGATCAAGGAGAAATACGGGCCGGATGCGATTATGGGCACGGGTTCGGCCAGAGGGCCGGGCAATGAGGCCAACTATGTCATGCAAAAGTTTATGCGGGCGGTTATCGGGACGAATAATATCGACCACTGTGCGCGGGTCTGTCACGGTCCGTCTGTTGCGGGACTGACGTATTCGCTGGGAGACGGGGCGATGTCCAATTCGATTCCGGAAATTGAAAACACCGATCTGCTGCTGATCTTTGGCTACAATGCTGCCGTTACCCACCCGATTGTGGCCAGAAGAATTGTAAAAGCGAAACAGAAGGGGGCGGTGCTGATTGTCGCGGACCCCCGGAAGACCGAATCGGCGCGGATTGCCGACACCTGGCTGCCGCTGAAGGGCGGGACGAACATGGCGCTGGTGAACGCATTTGGCCATGTGCTTATTGAAGAGGAGCTGTATGACAAGGATTATGTCTCCAATTTCGTTCAGGGCTTTGATGAATACAAGGCGAATGTGGAGAAATATACCCCTGAATATGCAGAGCGTATAACCGGTGTGCGGGCGGCAGACATCCGCAAGGTGATGCGCCAATATGCCAAATCCGGCAAAGCGATGATTCTCTACGGCATGGGGGTATGCCAGTTTGCCCAGGCCGTGGATGTGGTCAAGGGATTGGCTTCGCTTGCGCTTCTGACCGGTCATTTCGGCAGGGAAAGTGTCGGGATCGGTCCGGTACGCGGACAAAATAATGTGCAGGGCTCCTGCGACATGGGCGCGCTGCCTAACGTCTATCCTGGCTACCAGTCTGTGGAAGATGCCAAAATCCGCAAGAAATTCGAGAAAGCCTGGGGCACATCCCTCCCGGATAAGACAGGATACCGGCTGACGGAGGTACCGCATCTCATCCTGAAGGAGAACAAAATCAAGGCTTATTATATCTTCGGTGAAGATCCGGTGCAGAGCGACCCGAATGCCGCCGAGCTGCGGGAGGCGCTGGATCAGCTGGAGCTGGTGATTGTCCAGGATATCTTCATGAACAAAACGGCGCTGCACGCCGATGTGATTCTGCCAGCCACCTCCTGGGGCGAGCATGACGGCGTCTATTCTTCGGCCGACCGGGGTTTCCAGCGTATCCGCAAAGCAATCGATCCGCCCGGCGAAGTGAAGCCGGACTGGCAGATCATCAGTGAAGTGTCTACAGCCATGGGTTACCCGATGGCATATAAGAATTCCGAGGAAATCTGGGATGAGATGCGGAAGCTGTGTCCAAGCTTCGCCGGAGCCAGCTACAGCAAGATGGAAGCACTTGGAGGGGTTCAGTGGCCTTGTCCTTCCGAGGATCATCCGGGGACCCCTTATCTGTACCAAGGGAACCGGTTTACCACGCCAAGCGGCAAAGGACAGCTGTTCGCCTGTGAATGGAGAGCGCCGCTGGAGCAGCCGGATGACGAATATCCTTTGACGCTCTCCACGGTCCGGGAGGTCGGGCATTATTCCGTGCGCACGATGACCGGCAATTGCCGGGCGCTCAGCCAGCTGTCCGATGAGCCGGGGAACATCCAGATCAGTCTGGAGGATGCGGCGGAGCATGGCATTGCGGACGGCCAATTGGTGCAGGTCTATTCCCGGCGGGGGCACATCATGGCCAGGGCGCAGGTCAGCGGCCGGATCAAAAAAGGTGCAACTTACATGACCTATCATTTCTGGATCGGGGCCTGCAATGAGCTGACGGTTGATTATCTGGACCCTGTCTCCAAAACACCGGAATTTAAATACTGTGCGGTCCGGATTGAAGCGATATCCGACCAGGCACAGGCCGAAGCTTTGGTCCGCAAACAATATGCGGAGCTGAGAAAGCAGATGCTGGTGGGGGCGGTTCCGGAATGA
- the zwf gene encoding glucose-6-phosphate dehydrogenase yields the protein MESSTFVLFGATGDLAKRKIFPALYNLFADGKLSGPLSVIGLGRRTLTNESFQAGVLDSLHAFSRRKVEDSPELQRFLKSFEYSVLDVGHPEDYRKLLGHVQRREEELGLPQNRMFYLSVGPEFFGEIAANINASGLGDTRGWKRLIIEKPFGTDLESARVLNDSLNAAFTEEEIFRIDHFLGKPMVQNLEVLKYSNPVLRALWQNRYIANVQITASETVGVEERAGYYDKAGALRDMFQNHMLQLVMMMAMQLPKGSTPEDVRSKKRHVIQSVRPLLRENLAQHVIRGQYAAGEIKGRPVDAYTSEPGIGPSSQNETYIAARLFIDDPLWDEVPFYIRTGKRMKEKSTRIVIEFKEPFNDLHNLNRLNLDPNLLIIDIGPEEGISLQLNTKNPRQHGQLEPVSIRHDSANPELPEAYENLIYDALLGDATFFAHWDEVELSWQWVQPIIEATAGGTLPLHLYPAGSNGPAAADELLGDAHWWLDEPTSDAHNKITAVHAADSEAVRPGA from the coding sequence GTGGAATCATCAACATTTGTACTTTTTGGGGCAACCGGGGATTTGGCGAAGCGGAAGATTTTTCCCGCCTTATATAACTTGTTTGCCGATGGCAAGCTTTCCGGTCCTCTCTCTGTGATAGGTCTGGGCAGAAGAACGCTGACTAATGAATCGTTTCAGGCAGGTGTACTGGATTCACTCCACGCCTTTTCCCGGCGGAAGGTAGAGGATTCCCCGGAGCTGCAACGTTTTCTTAAGTCTTTTGAATACAGTGTGCTGGATGTGGGCCACCCTGAGGATTATAGGAAGCTGCTGGGGCATGTTCAGCGGCGTGAAGAGGAGCTTGGCCTTCCGCAGAACCGGATGTTTTATCTGTCGGTCGGGCCGGAATTTTTCGGTGAAATTGCCGCAAATATCAATGCCAGCGGACTCGGGGACACCCGGGGCTGGAAACGTCTGATTATTGAGAAGCCGTTCGGGACCGATCTGGAATCGGCGCGGGTGCTGAATGACAGCCTGAACGCAGCTTTTACAGAAGAAGAGATTTTCCGTATCGACCACTTTCTGGGCAAGCCCATGGTGCAGAACCTTGAGGTGCTGAAATATTCCAATCCTGTCCTGAGAGCCTTGTGGCAGAACCGCTATATCGCCAATGTGCAGATTACGGCCAGTGAGACAGTCGGTGTGGAAGAACGGGCCGGTTATTATGACAAGGCCGGGGCACTCCGCGACATGTTCCAGAATCATATGCTTCAGCTCGTAATGATGATGGCAATGCAGCTTCCGAAGGGAAGCACTCCAGAGGATGTCCGCAGCAAAAAACGGCATGTTATCCAGTCGGTCCGTCCGCTGCTGCGGGAGAATCTGGCGCAGCATGTGATTCGCGGCCAATATGCAGCGGGAGAGATCAAAGGCCGTCCCGTGGACGCCTATACCTCCGAGCCGGGAATCGGTCCGTCTTCGCAGAACGAGACATATATCGCCGCCCGCCTGTTTATCGATGACCCGCTCTGGGATGAAGTGCCTTTCTACATCCGTACCGGCAAACGTATGAAAGAGAAGTCGACACGGATCGTTATAGAGTTCAAAGAACCGTTTAATGACTTGCATAACCTGAACAGACTGAATCTCGATCCGAATCTGCTGATTATCGACATTGGTCCGGAAGAAGGGATATCGCTGCAGCTCAATACCAAAAATCCGCGCCAGCACGGACAGCTTGAACCCGTAAGCATCAGACATGATTCGGCCAATCCGGAGCTGCCGGAAGCCTATGAGAACCTTATTTATGATGCGCTGCTGGGCGATGCCACTTTTTTTGCCCACTGGGATGAAGTGGAATTATCCTGGCAGTGGGTTCAACCGATCATCGAGGCAACGGCTGGCGGCACGCTTCCGCTGCATTTGTATCCTGCAGGCTCCAACGGTCCGGCGGCTGCGGATGAATTGCTGGGCGATGCCCACTGGTGGCTGGATGAACCAACGTCTGATGCACACAATAAGATTACTGCCGTTCATGCTGCGGATTCGGAAGCTGTACGTCCGGGAGCATGA